From one Anaeromyxobacter diazotrophicus genomic stretch:
- a CDS encoding transcription antitermination factor NusB, whose amino-acid sequence MTGRELAFQVLRRVEEGGAFASRALDAALAQAGALDPREAGLATELVYGTLRRALSLDAALARHASRPLAEVDPAARVALRLGAYQLLHLGTPPHAAVSEAVSLARSAEHGRAAGFVNAVLRALARDPRPAPAPALAEDPAGHVALAEALPRWLAEEWVAWLGPEEALLLARAMNQPAPLTLRAQDRAALATRLAAARLDVRPALHAPEGLVVTGASVSAVARAAAGAPFQVQDEAAQLVSLLAAGELRGRDARVLDACAAPGGKTFHLAELLGPGGEVVALEVHPRKAEELRKEAERRGLGGRVRVVCADASKPVPGLAAGSFDAVLVDAPCTGTGTLRRHPELKLRRAAGDPARMAGPQRALLAACAGYARAGAPVTYSVCALSRAEGPEIAAWAAGQGLRRAPPPPGFPSAVLDAAGDLLTLPHRHGCDGFYGVRFTAG is encoded by the coding sequence ATGACGGGGCGCGAGCTCGCGTTCCAGGTGCTCCGGCGGGTCGAGGAGGGCGGCGCCTTCGCCTCGCGCGCCCTCGACGCCGCGCTGGCGCAGGCCGGGGCGCTCGACCCGCGCGAGGCGGGGCTCGCCACCGAGCTCGTCTACGGCACGCTCCGGCGCGCGCTCTCGCTCGACGCCGCCCTGGCCCGCCACGCCTCCCGCCCGCTCGCCGAGGTCGATCCGGCGGCGCGCGTGGCGCTCCGGCTCGGCGCCTACCAGCTCCTCCACCTCGGCACGCCGCCGCACGCGGCGGTGAGCGAGGCGGTCTCGCTGGCGCGCTCGGCCGAGCACGGCCGCGCCGCGGGGTTCGTGAACGCGGTGCTGCGGGCGCTGGCGCGCGACCCGCGCCCGGCCCCGGCGCCGGCGCTCGCCGAGGACCCGGCCGGCCACGTCGCCCTCGCCGAGGCCCTGCCGCGCTGGCTGGCCGAGGAGTGGGTGGCCTGGCTCGGGCCGGAGGAGGCGCTCCTGCTCGCCCGCGCCATGAACCAGCCGGCGCCCCTCACCCTGCGCGCGCAGGACCGGGCCGCCCTGGCGACCCGGCTCGCGGCGGCGCGCCTCGACGTCCGGCCGGCCCTCCACGCGCCGGAGGGGCTGGTGGTGACGGGCGCGTCGGTCTCGGCGGTCGCGCGCGCCGCCGCCGGCGCGCCGTTCCAGGTGCAGGACGAGGCCGCGCAGCTCGTCTCGCTGCTCGCCGCCGGCGAGCTCCGCGGGCGGGACGCCCGGGTGCTCGACGCCTGCGCCGCGCCGGGCGGCAAGACCTTCCACCTCGCCGAGCTGCTCGGCCCCGGCGGCGAGGTGGTCGCCCTCGAGGTCCACCCGCGCAAGGCGGAGGAGCTGCGCAAGGAGGCGGAGCGGCGGGGCCTCGGCGGCCGGGTGCGGGTGGTCTGCGCCGACGCGTCGAAGCCCGTGCCCGGCCTCGCCGCCGGGAGCTTCGACGCGGTGCTGGTGGACGCGCCGTGCACCGGCACCGGCACGCTGCGCCGCCACCCCGAGCTGAAGCTCCGCCGCGCCGCCGGCGACCCGGCGCGCATGGCCGGCCCGCAGCGCGCGCTGCTCGCCGCCTGCGCCGGCTACGCCCGCGCCGGCGCGCCCGTGACCTACTCGGTGTGCGCGCTCTCCCGCGCCGAGGGGCCGGAGATCGCCGCCTGGGCCGCCGGGCAGGGGCTCCGGCGCGCGCCGCCGCCCCCGGGGTTTCCGTCCGCCGTGCTGGACGCGGCGGGCGACCTCCTCACCCTGCCGCACCGGCACGGGTGCGACGGGTTCTACGGGGTGAGGTTCACGGCGGGGTGA
- the rpe gene encoding ribulose-phosphate 3-epimerase codes for MPLPIRIAPSILSADFGRLAEEVRAAEAAGADWIHVDVMDGRFVPNITIGPLVVEAVRRVTKLPIDAHLMIVEPERYVEAFAKAGADLVSVHAEVSPHLHRTLQAIRAAGARPAVALNPSTPLSAVEWVLSDCEMVLLMTVNPGFGGQRYIAACTDKVRQLRALADARGLALEIEVDGGIKADTIGEVAAAGANAFVAGTAVFGAKDYAGAIRALREGAARAR; via the coding sequence ATGCCGCTGCCCATCCGCATCGCGCCCTCCATCCTCTCCGCCGACTTCGGCCGCCTGGCCGAGGAGGTGCGCGCGGCGGAGGCCGCCGGCGCGGACTGGATCCACGTCGACGTCATGGACGGCCGGTTCGTGCCGAACATCACCATCGGGCCGCTGGTGGTGGAGGCGGTCCGGCGCGTGACGAAGCTGCCCATCGACGCGCACCTCATGATCGTGGAGCCGGAGCGGTACGTGGAGGCGTTCGCCAAGGCGGGCGCCGACCTGGTGTCGGTCCACGCCGAGGTCTCGCCGCACCTGCACCGGACCCTGCAGGCCATCCGCGCCGCGGGCGCGCGCCCGGCGGTGGCCCTCAACCCGTCCACCCCGCTCTCGGCCGTCGAGTGGGTGCTCTCCGACTGCGAGATGGTGCTGCTCATGACGGTGAACCCGGGCTTCGGCGGCCAGCGCTACATCGCGGCCTGCACCGACAAGGTGCGGCAGCTGCGGGCGCTCGCGGACGCGCGCGGCCTGGCGCTCGAGATCGAGGTGGACGGCGGCATCAAGGCCGACACCATCGGCGAGGTGGCCGCGGCCGGCGCCAACGCCTTCGTGGCCGGGACGGCGGTCTTCGGGGCGAAGGACTACGCCGGCGCGATCCGCGCTCTGCGCGAGGGCGCGGCGCGCGCGCGCTGA
- a CDS encoding septal ring lytic transglycosylase RlpA family protein, producing the protein MTRPARLLALAAALAAAACSHAGPRPSAEEPPPSPKPARPEAPRGETGLASYYARGLHGRLTASGERYDRHALTCAHRRYPFGTLLRVTDLESGRSVVVRVTDRGPFAEGRIVDLSYAAARALGMLERGLARVAIELAR; encoded by the coding sequence ATGACGCGGCCGGCGCGGCTCCTGGCGCTGGCGGCGGCGCTCGCCGCCGCGGCGTGCTCGCACGCGGGGCCGCGGCCGTCGGCGGAGGAGCCGCCGCCCTCGCCGAAGCCGGCGCGCCCCGAGGCACCGCGCGGCGAGACCGGCCTCGCCAGCTACTACGCGCGCGGGCTGCACGGCCGCCTCACCGCGAGCGGGGAGCGCTACGACCGCCACGCCCTGACCTGTGCCCACCGCCGCTATCCGTTCGGGACCCTGCTGCGGGTCACCGACCTCGAGAGCGGCCGCAGCGTGGTGGTGCGGGTGACCGACCGCGGTCCCTTCGCGGAGGGCCGGATCGTCGACCTGTCCTATGCGGCGGCGCGCGCTCTCGGGATGCTGGAGCGCGGCCTGGCGCGGGTCGCGATCGAGCTGGCGCGCTAG
- a CDS encoding uracil-DNA glycosylase family protein, whose amino-acid sequence MAGRVKSEAQVVADLRRVHEDIRALRLPGFCGPPVHGPAVASRIFLLGQAPGPHEARFGRPFAWTAGKTLFAWFERAFGATEEEARARIYIAAVVRCFPGKTRSGGDRVPSPEEILASRPFIEREIAALRPGLVIAVGRLAIAEVLGETGPLAEVVGRTIRAQFHGQELDVICLPHPSGASTWFKLEPGKTLLARALRQLARHPEIRRAFPRRRAAGG is encoded by the coding sequence GTGGCGGGACGTGTGAAGAGCGAGGCGCAGGTCGTCGCGGACCTCCGGCGCGTCCACGAGGACATCCGGGCGCTGCGACTCCCCGGGTTCTGCGGCCCACCGGTGCACGGGCCCGCCGTGGCGAGCCGCATCTTCCTCCTCGGTCAGGCGCCCGGGCCGCACGAGGCGCGCTTCGGGCGGCCGTTCGCGTGGACCGCCGGGAAGACGCTCTTCGCCTGGTTCGAGCGCGCTTTCGGCGCGACCGAGGAGGAGGCGCGGGCGCGGATCTACATCGCGGCGGTGGTGCGCTGCTTTCCCGGGAAGACCCGCTCCGGCGGGGACCGGGTGCCGTCCCCGGAGGAGATCCTGGCCTCGCGCCCCTTCATCGAGCGCGAGATCGCCGCCCTCCGCCCGGGGCTGGTGATCGCGGTGGGGCGGCTCGCCATCGCCGAGGTGCTGGGCGAGACCGGCCCCCTGGCGGAGGTGGTCGGCCGCACGATCCGTGCACAGTTCCACGGCCAGGAGCTCGACGTGATCTGCCTCCCGCACCCGAGCGGCGCCTCGACCTGGTTCAAGCTGGAGCCGGGCAAGACCCTGCTGGCGCGCGCGCTCCGGCAGCTGGCGCGCCACCCCGAGATCCGCCGCGCCTTTCCGCGGCGGAGGGCGGCGGGCGGATGA
- a CDS encoding DUF429 domain-containing protein has protein sequence MASESDGTGSASAVYGRAPAAKVTLPQRGIVLGLAWSGLEGAGNQIVAAKIECTRGKPKLTQVWRPFQDAPGRRDVREQFAGWLAEEARWAEGKLTVGLDSPFSLSETHLRQLGLLRQALRGPATLGRGLEERFLPSGADFSEAAESFKGQLGKDRLRLADCYRAALFPPSHLRLYRQTFFGLVTLARLAEVSFLPWDPPKAGRPSLVEVRPEHVSRVLSGTCAYRDDARDGVNRSGARAALLRTLRTSAGLEFEMELAAKVVEDEKGLVLDAVLSAAGAAAAQEDGFQGVPSNVPRSEGWIYSVREEPWRDV, from the coding sequence ATGGCGAGCGAGAGCGACGGGACGGGCAGCGCGTCGGCGGTCTACGGGCGAGCCCCCGCGGCCAAGGTGACGCTGCCGCAGCGCGGCATCGTGCTCGGGCTCGCGTGGAGCGGGCTCGAGGGCGCGGGGAACCAGATCGTCGCCGCCAAGATCGAGTGCACGCGCGGCAAGCCGAAGCTGACGCAGGTGTGGCGGCCGTTCCAGGACGCGCCGGGCCGGCGCGACGTCCGCGAGCAGTTCGCGGGGTGGCTGGCCGAGGAGGCGCGCTGGGCCGAGGGGAAGCTCACCGTCGGCCTCGACTCTCCGTTCAGCCTGTCCGAGACCCACCTGCGCCAGCTCGGGCTCTTGCGGCAGGCGCTGCGCGGCCCCGCCACGCTCGGCCGCGGCCTGGAGGAGCGGTTCCTCCCCTCGGGCGCCGACTTCTCCGAGGCGGCCGAGAGCTTCAAGGGCCAGCTCGGGAAGGATCGGCTCAGGCTGGCCGACTGCTACCGGGCGGCGCTCTTCCCGCCCTCGCACCTGCGCCTCTACCGGCAGACCTTCTTCGGGCTGGTCACGCTGGCCCGGCTGGCCGAGGTCTCCTTCCTCCCCTGGGATCCGCCCAAGGCCGGGCGGCCGTCGCTGGTGGAGGTGCGGCCGGAGCACGTGTCGCGCGTGCTGAGCGGCACCTGCGCCTACCGCGACGACGCGCGCGACGGCGTCAACCGGTCGGGCGCGCGGGCGGCGCTCCTGCGGACCTTGCGGACCTCGGCCGGGCTCGAGTTCGAGATGGAGCTGGCGGCCAAGGTGGTGGAGGACGAGAAGGGCCTCGTCCTCGACGCGGTGCTCTCGGCCGCCGGCGCGGCCGCGGCGCAGGAGGACGGGTTCCAGGGCGTGCCCTCCAACGTCCCGCGCAGCGAGGGCTGGATCTACTCCGTCCGCGAGGAGCCGTGGCGGGACGTGTGA
- a CDS encoding response regulator, which translates to MAVAMTSGEVLLVEDDRAIRDTLRELLEDEGYRVQWAEHGLDALKQLRAGLRAGQRPRLILLDLMMPVMNGWEFREAQRRDPALSQIPVIVLSADDPLREKVVGMSVAGWFSKPFAISALLEAIHRCAGAAPPQRALAR; encoded by the coding sequence ATGGCGGTCGCAATGACATCGGGTGAAGTGCTCCTCGTCGAGGACGACCGGGCAATCCGCGATACCCTCCGCGAGCTGCTCGAGGACGAGGGCTATCGCGTCCAGTGGGCCGAGCACGGCCTCGACGCGCTGAAGCAGCTCCGCGCCGGCCTGCGCGCCGGGCAGCGGCCGCGGCTCATCCTGCTCGACCTCATGATGCCGGTGATGAACGGCTGGGAGTTCCGCGAGGCGCAACGCAGGGACCCGGCCCTGTCGCAGATCCCGGTCATCGTCCTCTCGGCCGACGACCCGCTGCGCGAGAAGGTCGTCGGGATGTCGGTGGCGGGCTGGTTCTCGAAGCCGTTCGCGATCTCGGCGCTGCTCGAGGCCATCCACCGCTGCGCCGGCGCCGCGCCCCCTCAGCGCGCCTTGGCGCGGTAG